GCGCCGCGCGCAGACTCTCGGTGCGGTTCGTGTCGCTCACATCTGCACCGGGTTCTTCCGTCGGCCGATCCAGATCAGGAACGGTGCGGCGACGAACGCCATGACGATGCCGACCGGCACTTCCTGTGGCGCGATGATCACGCGACCGACGACGTCGCCCAGCACCACCACGATCGCGCCGATCACCGCGGCCAGTGGCACGATCGCCTTCTGCGACGATCCGACGACGCCGCGGGCGATGTGTGGGGCGGCGAGGCCGAGGAACGCGATGGGACCCGCGACCGCGGTCGCCGTGCCCGCGAGCAGAGTCACGGCGGCGACCGCCCCGGTACGGAGCGCGCCGATCTTCACCCCGAGGCCGGCAGCCGTGTCGTGTCCGAGCGCGAGCACGTCGAGGCTGCGCGTCATCAGCAGGGCGAGGGCGAGACCCACTGCGATCGCCGGACCGGCGAAGCCCAGCACCGACAGGTCGCGTCCCGCGAGCGCGCCCGACTCCCAGCTGCGCATCTGCAGGAACGCCGTGGGGTTCAGCAGCACGAGCGCGGTCGTCACGCCGCCGAGCACCGCGGCCAAGGCGACGCCCGACAGCACGAGGGTGACCGGGCTTCCGCCGCCCGCGGCGCCGAGCAGCACCACGCCGATGGTCGCGATCAGCGCCCCGACGAGCGCGAACGCCATCAGATGGGGGAAGTCGCGAAGCCCGAGAGCCGCCACCGCGATGGCGACGGCGACCGATGCGCCGGCGTTGACGCCCAGCATCCCGGGGTCGGCGAGGGCGTTGCGGGTGAGCC
The sequence above is drawn from the Candidatus Microbacterium colombiense genome and encodes:
- a CDS encoding iron ABC transporter permease, which codes for MIPAARTTRDPHRSSPGRVAIVVVLALVALGVASVIGLTVGTKFVGPSTVLDAILRFDGSDLQLVVRESRIPRTVLGIVVGLALGAAGAVMQGLTRNALADPGMLGVNAGASVAVAIAVAALGLRDFPHLMAFALVGALIATIGVVLLGAAGGGSPVTLVLSGVALAAVLGGVTTALVLLNPTAFLQMRSWESGALAGRDLSVLGFAGPAIAVGLALALLMTRSLDVLALGHDTAAGLGVKIGALRTGAVAAVTLLAGTATAVAGPIAFLGLAAPHIARGVVGSSQKAIVPLAAVIGAIVVVLGDVVGRVIIAPQEVPVGIVMAFVAAPFLIWIGRRKNPVQM